CCACGGTCAGGTCGCTCGCCAGCTCGCGCTCTGCCATCAGGTCCAGCCAGGCCAGCGGCGGCTCGGCGCGCCAGTCGTGGGCGAAGACCTGATAGGTACGGTCTTCGACCGTGAAGTCGGCGACGGTCGCGCGCCGGAAGTTGATGTAGCTCATGACCGGGCGCCAGTACTCGGCGTCGGCAAAAATCACGAAGGTCCAGGCCAGGCCTGGCGTCGTCAGCCACTGGGTGGTCGTATGCATCACGACCATGTCGAATGTTCCGGACGCCAGTTGGTAGGTGTCGCGCGCCATCGCGAAGCGGTGTAGGAGCATCACCCGCCGGGGCGTGCCGGGCCGTAGCGCTGCGCGAAGTCCCAGGCCGCCCGGACGCCGGGATCGAGCGCCTGATCCTCCTCGGTGGTTTCCTGGAGGGCAAGACTGGCGACGAAGCCGAGCACGTCACCACCCGCGCCGCGGAAGACGGTGAAGGCGCCCGGCTGGCGCGCGAGCCAGTGCCGGGCGATCGCCGCCGCGTCCTCGCCCTCATGGCGCCGGACCATATCGAGGATGGCAGAGCTGTCGGCGGCAGTGGCCGGTTCGGCGTAGGCGGTGCCAAGCGCGGTCCACTGGACATAGGGCTGCATCAGCGGGCTGTGGCGGTGGAGGTAGAGGAGGTCGAAGAACGCGCGCTGCAGCTCGATGCCGCGCGCCTGCTGGAGCCGCCGGACGATGTACCCCCGCACCCGGCGGTGCAGTTCCCGGTAGTCGTCGGGGTTGCGCCAGCGCAGATCGGCGTCCAGCACGTCGCGCGCCAGGTCGTGTGGGTAGATCCCTTCGGGACCCTGCTCGATGAAGGAGAGCCCACGAAGCCAGGCGAAGATGTCGGACGGGTTCCCCTCGGTCAGCGCCTCGGCCAGCAGAGCCTCGGTCGTGACCCGCACGTGGGCGCAGATCTCGAGCGCCTGACGGTGGGCACGGGAGGGCGTCCCCTCGACGAAGCGCTCGAGGAGCACGCGCACGACGTCGGGGTCGTCGATGGGCCGGGTCGCGCCGGTCGTGTCGCCCTGGGCAAGCACATCCGCCACGAGCGAGAGGGCCAGCGGGTGGCCGTGGGTGAAGGCGAGCACGGCCGGGTCATGATGTTCCGGTACCGCGCGGGCGCGCAGGTAGGCGCGACTCTCGTCCGGGCGCAGGTTGCGCAGCGGCACGACGCGGACCAGTTCGCCCCAGCCCGGGTCGGCGCGCCAGGCCGGTGCGGGCGGGTTGCGCCCGGCGATGACCACGAGGACGTGCGCTGGGAGCTGCGGTAGGAACGTGTCGCGCAGCCAGGCGTCGAGCGGCGCCATGCGCTCATAGGTGTCGAGGAACAGGACGAACCGGGAGTGCCCATCGAGCGC
This genomic window from Sphaerobacter thermophilus DSM 20745 contains:
- a CDS encoding ATP-binding protein, with the translated sequence MDGQRDPRLPAQAARIAERLAAARGQRFVGRRSEIELFRAALTAPEPPFALLFLYGPGGVGKTTLLDAYARLAAEDGIPSARIDGRAIEPSPSGFLLALGLATGITDPTALPGALDGHSRFVLFLDTYERMAPLDAWLRDTFLPQLPAHVLVVIAGRNPPAPAWRADPGWGELVRVVPLRNLRPDESRAYLRARAVPEHHDPAVLAFTHGHPLALSLVADVLAQGDTTGATRPIDDPDVVRVLLERFVEGTPSRAHRQALEICAHVRVTTEALLAEALTEGNPSDIFAWLRGLSFIEQGPEGIYPHDLARDVLDADLRWRNPDDYRELHRRVRGYIVRRLQQARGIELQRAFFDLLYLHRHSPLMQPYVQWTALGTAYAEPATAADSSAILDMVRRHEGEDAAAIARHWLARQPGAFTVFRGAGGDVLGFVASLALQETTEEDQALDPGVRAAWDFAQRYGPARPGG